The following coding sequences are from one Microbacterium sp. SORGH_AS_0969 window:
- the ffh gene encoding signal recognition particle protein has product MATFGTLSDRLTETFRNLRKKGQLTPADVDGTVREIRRALLDADVALPVVKEFTAAVRERALGDEVNRALNPAQQVVQIVNDELIGILGGQQRRLQFAKNPPTVIMLAGLQGSGKTTFAGKLAKMLEKDGHTPLLVACDLQRPNAVNQLQVVAERAGAAIYAPEPGNGVGDPVKVARDGVAYATRQQHDIVIIDTAGRLGVDAELMKQASDIRKATEPDEVLFVIDAMIGQDAVNTAKAFQDGVDFTGVVLSKLDGDARGGAALSVASVTGRPIIFASTGEGLDDVEPFHPDRMASRILDLGDILTLIEQAQNAFDEAEAMKVAEKLATETFTLEDFLEQMQQMKKMGSMKKMLGMLPGMGNMKQQLEDFDEREIDRTEAIIRSMTPGERRNPKVLNGSRRLRIARGSGMTVTDVNQLVQRFEQAAKMMKTVARGGVPNIPGMGPVGGKPGASSKRGKQQKAKGSRSGNPAKRAAENAGIAASTAPTGSGFGLGGQKAPTEADLAELQKMLGRG; this is encoded by the coding sequence ATGGCGACTTTCGGCACCCTCTCCGACCGGCTCACAGAGACCTTCCGCAATCTCCGGAAGAAGGGCCAGCTCACGCCCGCAGACGTCGACGGGACGGTGCGCGAGATCCGCCGTGCCCTCCTCGACGCCGACGTCGCGCTGCCCGTGGTCAAGGAGTTCACCGCGGCCGTCCGCGAGCGCGCCCTCGGCGACGAGGTCAACCGTGCGCTGAACCCCGCGCAGCAGGTCGTGCAGATCGTCAACGACGAGCTCATCGGCATCCTGGGCGGCCAGCAGCGCCGTCTGCAGTTCGCGAAGAACCCGCCCACGGTCATCATGCTCGCGGGGCTCCAGGGTTCGGGTAAGACGACCTTCGCCGGCAAGCTCGCGAAGATGCTCGAGAAGGACGGCCACACGCCGCTCCTCGTCGCCTGCGACCTCCAGCGACCGAACGCCGTGAACCAGCTGCAGGTCGTCGCGGAGCGCGCGGGGGCCGCGATCTACGCTCCGGAGCCCGGCAACGGCGTCGGCGACCCGGTGAAGGTCGCGCGCGACGGCGTCGCCTACGCCACGCGCCAGCAACACGACATCGTCATCATCGACACGGCCGGCCGGCTCGGCGTCGACGCCGAGCTGATGAAGCAGGCGTCCGACATCCGCAAGGCGACCGAGCCCGATGAGGTGCTCTTCGTCATCGACGCGATGATCGGTCAGGATGCCGTGAACACGGCCAAGGCCTTCCAGGACGGCGTCGATTTCACCGGCGTCGTGCTCTCCAAGCTCGATGGCGATGCCCGCGGTGGTGCCGCGCTGTCGGTCGCGTCCGTTACCGGTCGCCCCATCATCTTCGCCTCGACGGGTGAAGGACTCGACGATGTCGAGCCGTTCCACCCCGACCGCATGGCATCCCGCATCCTCGACCTCGGTGACATCCTCACCCTGATCGAGCAGGCGCAGAACGCGTTCGACGAGGCCGAGGCGATGAAGGTCGCCGAGAAGCTCGCGACCGAGACGTTCACGCTCGAGGACTTCCTCGAGCAGATGCAGCAGATGAAGAAGATGGGCTCCATGAAGAAGATGCTCGGGATGCTCCCGGGCATGGGAAACATGAAGCAGCAGCTCGAGGACTTCGACGAGCGCGAGATCGACCGCACCGAGGCCATCATCCGCTCGATGACCCCGGGCGAGCGTCGCAACCCGAAGGTCCTCAACGGCTCGCGCCGTCTGCGCATCGCGCGCGGTTCCGGCATGACCGTCACCGACGTCAACCAGCTCGTCCAGCGCTTCGAGCAGGCCGCCAAGATGATGAAGACCGTCGCTCGCGGTGGAGTGCCCAACATCCCCGGCATGGGCCCCGTCGGCGGCAAGCCCGGCGCCTCGTCGAAGCGCGGCAAGCAGCAGAAGGCGAAGGGGTCGCGCTCGGGCAACCCGGCCAAGCGCGCGGCCGAGAACGCCGGGATCGCGGCATCCACGGCTCCGACCGGCTCGGGCTTCGGGCTGGGCGGTCAGAAGGCGCCGACGGAGGCGGACCTCGCCGAACTGCAGAAGATGCTCGGCCGCGGCTGA
- a CDS encoding DUF2469 family protein, translating to MDDDVFEDYDRELELALYREYRDVVQQFQYVIETERRFYLANDVNVVRRDTEHDFYFEISMSDVWVWDIYRADRFVKSVRVLTFKDVNVEELSRRDFQLPEELSLDN from the coding sequence ATGGATGACGACGTCTTCGAGGATTACGACCGCGAACTCGAACTGGCCCTGTACCGCGAGTATCGCGACGTCGTGCAGCAGTTCCAGTACGTGATCGAGACTGAACGCCGGTTCTATCTGGCCAACGATGTCAACGTCGTCCGCCGCGACACCGAGCACGACTTCTACTTCGAGATCTCGATGTCGGACGTCTGGGTGTGGGACATCTACCGGGCCGATAGGTTCGTGAAGTCCGTGCGGGTGCTGACGTTCAAGGACGTGAACGTCGAAGAGCTCTCGCGTCGCGACTTCCAGCTGCCCGAAGAGCTCTCGCTCGACAACTGA
- the map gene encoding type I methionyl aminopeptidase, giving the protein MIELRTPAEIEAMRPAGRFVAEVLATLRDETKVGTNLLHLDRRAHDMIRTAGAESCYIDYHPSFGASPFGKVLCTSINDAVLHGLPHDYVLRDGDLVSLDFAASVDGWVADSAVSFVVGTPRDEDLALIDTTERALVAAIDAATVGHKIGDISAAIAAVAHAEGLSINTDFGGHGVGRTMHGDPHVANDGKAGRGYPLRAGLVVALEPWFLQTTDELVTDPDGWTLRSADGSRGAHSEHTVAITADGPIVLTDRSFLGVD; this is encoded by the coding sequence ATGATCGAACTGCGCACCCCTGCCGAGATCGAGGCGATGCGCCCGGCCGGCCGATTCGTCGCCGAGGTGCTGGCGACGTTGCGCGACGAGACCAAGGTGGGCACCAATCTCCTCCACCTCGATCGCCGCGCGCACGACATGATCCGCACCGCCGGAGCGGAGTCCTGCTACATCGACTACCACCCGTCCTTCGGGGCGAGCCCGTTCGGAAAGGTGCTGTGCACCTCGATCAACGATGCGGTGCTCCACGGCCTCCCCCACGACTACGTGCTGCGCGACGGTGACCTCGTGTCGCTCGACTTCGCGGCATCCGTCGACGGATGGGTCGCCGACTCGGCCGTCTCGTTCGTGGTCGGCACTCCCCGCGACGAGGACCTCGCTCTCATCGACACCACCGAGCGCGCCCTGGTCGCCGCGATCGACGCGGCGACCGTCGGCCACAAGATCGGCGACATCTCCGCGGCGATCGCTGCCGTCGCCCACGCCGAGGGGCTCAGCATCAACACCGACTTCGGCGGTCACGGCGTCGGCCGCACGATGCACGGCGACCCGCACGTCGCCAACGACGGCAAGGCCGGGCGGGGTTACCCCCTGCGCGCCGGCCTGGTCGTCGCGCTCGAGCCGTGGTTCCTCCAGACGACCGACGAGCTCGTGACGGATCCGGACGGCTGGACCCTCCGCAGCGCCGACGGTTCCCGCGGCGCGCACTCGGAGCACACCGTCGCGATCACCGCAGACGGACCGATCGTGCTCACCGACCGGTCGTTCCTCGGCGTCGACTGA
- a CDS encoding RNA-binding protein, protein MLSAALEHVVKGIVDHPDDVTIRSSTSPRGDVLEVRVHPDDRGRVIGRGGRTAKALRTVVSALADGRRVRVDVADD, encoded by the coding sequence GTGCTGTCTGCCGCGCTCGAACACGTCGTCAAGGGGATCGTCGATCACCCCGACGACGTGACCATCCGTTCCAGCACCTCGCCCCGCGGCGACGTACTGGAGGTTCGCGTGCACCCCGATGATCGGGGTCGCGTGATCGGGCGCGGCGGACGCACCGCCAAGGCTCTGCGTACGGTCGTGTCCGCCCTCGCCGACGGGCGCCGCGTGCGCGTCGACGTGGCCGACGACTGA
- the rpsP gene encoding 30S ribosomal protein S16 has product MAVKIRLKRLGKIRAPYYRIVVADSRTKRDGRVIEEIGKYHPTEEPSFIEVDSDRAQYWLSVGAQPTEQVAAILKLTGDWGKFKGDKDAVSTVKVREPKAAFEAEAGKKSVVKPKAEKKAEAPAADAPADDTAETSAE; this is encoded by the coding sequence GTGGCTGTCAAGATCCGTCTCAAGCGTCTCGGTAAGATCCGTGCGCCCTACTACCGCATCGTCGTCGCCGACTCGCGCACCAAGCGCGACGGCCGCGTGATCGAGGAGATCGGTAAGTACCACCCCACCGAGGAGCCCTCGTTCATCGAGGTCGACTCGGACCGCGCGCAGTACTGGCTCTCGGTCGGCGCTCAGCCCACCGAGCAGGTTGCTGCGATCCTCAAGCTCACGGGCGACTGGGGCAAGTTCAAGGGCGACAAGGACGCCGTGTCCACCGTCAAGGTGCGCGAGCCCAAGGCCGCTTTCGAGGCTGAGGCCGGCAAGAAGTCGGTCGTCAAGCCCAAGGCCGAGAAGAAGGCCGAGGCTCCCGCAGCCGACGCTCCGGCCGACGACACCGCCGAGACCTCGGCCGAGTAA
- a CDS encoding MFS transporter permease — protein sequence MVLRRVFLRWLFPAAFVLPLWLFVGWIVFAGGSGWALLWLLIAAPTVFVSEILLTLLVRARASVRLTGAAGWRDIAGLGLWHLVIVALGFYDARLFFALLALSVVGALVLFWSSLSQLWNEARGSVTVLHAQDGTAYIPPTPDPPHPRTAADVIVVPENRPGH from the coding sequence ATGGTGCTTCGCCGAGTGTTCCTCCGATGGCTGTTCCCTGCCGCCTTCGTTCTGCCGCTGTGGCTTTTCGTCGGGTGGATCGTGTTCGCCGGCGGAAGCGGGTGGGCGTTGCTCTGGCTGCTGATCGCGGCCCCGACCGTGTTCGTCTCGGAGATCCTCCTCACGCTGCTGGTCCGCGCGCGGGCCAGCGTGAGGCTGACCGGCGCCGCCGGCTGGCGCGACATCGCCGGGCTCGGTCTCTGGCACCTCGTCATCGTCGCGTTGGGCTTCTACGACGCGCGGCTGTTCTTCGCTCTGCTGGCCCTCAGCGTGGTCGGTGCGCTCGTGCTCTTCTGGTCGTCGCTGTCGCAGCTGTGGAACGAAGCGCGCGGTTCGGTGACCGTTCTGCACGCGCAGGACGGCACCGCGTACATTCCCCCGACGCCCGACCCGCCGCACCCGCGGACCGCCGCCGACGTGATCGTGGTGCCGGAGAACCGACCGGGGCACTGA
- the lepB gene encoding signal peptidase I, with the protein MSDQTASTPDATASASPDRRRRGWGAFLRDIVVIILIALVVSFLVKTFVVRSFYIPSASMNNTLIEQDRILVDELTPRFGQYSRGDVVVFRDPGGWLPVNTEPARPPLEEGADWVLSLFGLSAPDSDDHLIKRVIGTPGDHVVCCNALGQTSVNGVPLDEPYVKLAPGATAPNPVPYDITVPPGSLWVLGDNRNSSKDSRFNQDQPGQGFVPIDNVVGRAFLITWPFSRFGLIDFHHNVFAGVPAPEATP; encoded by the coding sequence ATGAGCGACCAGACCGCGTCGACCCCGGATGCCACGGCATCCGCTTCTCCGGACCGTCGACGACGGGGATGGGGCGCCTTCCTGCGCGACATCGTCGTGATCATCCTGATCGCCCTGGTCGTCTCGTTCCTCGTCAAGACGTTCGTGGTGCGCTCGTTCTACATTCCCTCCGCGTCGATGAACAACACGCTGATCGAGCAGGACCGGATCCTCGTCGACGAGCTCACGCCGCGTTTCGGGCAGTACTCGCGAGGCGACGTGGTGGTCTTCCGCGATCCGGGTGGCTGGCTGCCCGTGAACACCGAACCCGCGCGTCCACCGCTGGAAGAGGGCGCGGATTGGGTGCTGTCGCTGTTCGGCCTCTCGGCGCCCGACAGCGATGACCACCTCATCAAGCGGGTGATCGGAACGCCCGGCGACCATGTCGTCTGCTGCAACGCCCTGGGGCAGACCTCGGTCAACGGCGTCCCCCTCGACGAGCCGTACGTGAAGCTCGCGCCCGGGGCTACGGCCCCCAATCCCGTTCCGTACGACATCACCGTTCCCCCCGGTTCGCTGTGGGTGCTCGGCGACAACCGGAACAGCTCGAAGGACTCCCGCTTCAACCAGGATCAGCCCGGACAGGGGTTCGTGCCGATCGACAACGTGGTCGGACGTGCCTTCCTGATCACGTGGCCGTTCTCGCGCTTCGGGCTCATCGACTTCCACCACAACGTCTTCGCGGGGGTGCCCGCCCCGGAGGCCACCCCGTGA
- the trmD gene encoding tRNA (guanosine(37)-N1)-methyltransferase TrmD, whose amino-acid sequence MRIDVVSIFPTIFDALEVSLLGKARTTGLLDVRVHDLRDYTHDRHRTVDDTPYGGGAGMVMKPEPWGEALDDVTRDAESRPVIIFPSPAGERFTQATARELSTASHLVFGCGRYEGIDERVFDYAAELGDVRLLSLGDYVLNGGEVAVMAMVEAIGRLIPGVVGNPESLVEESHEDGLLEYPSFTKPAVWREREVPPVLLSGNHGAVATWRREQQLERTRERRPDLLAD is encoded by the coding sequence GTGCGTATCGACGTCGTCTCGATCTTCCCGACGATCTTCGACGCCCTCGAGGTGTCGCTGCTCGGGAAAGCCCGGACGACGGGCCTTCTCGACGTCCGCGTGCACGACCTGCGCGACTACACGCACGACCGCCATCGCACGGTCGACGACACCCCCTACGGCGGGGGAGCGGGCATGGTCATGAAGCCCGAACCGTGGGGCGAAGCCCTCGACGACGTCACACGTGACGCCGAGTCCCGACCCGTCATCATCTTCCCGTCGCCCGCCGGTGAGCGGTTCACCCAGGCGACCGCGCGCGAGCTTTCCACGGCGTCGCACCTCGTTTTCGGTTGCGGTCGCTACGAGGGGATCGACGAGCGCGTCTTCGACTACGCCGCGGAGCTCGGCGATGTGCGACTCCTCTCGCTGGGCGACTACGTGCTGAACGGCGGCGAGGTCGCCGTCATGGCGATGGTCGAGGCCATCGGCCGTCTCATCCCCGGCGTCGTCGGCAATCCCGAGAGCCTCGTCGAGGAGTCGCACGAAGACGGGCTCCTGGAGTACCCCTCGTTCACCAAGCCGGCCGTGTGGCGCGAGCGCGAGGTGCCGCCGGTGCTTCTCAGCGGAAATCACGGTGCCGTGGCGACCTGGCGGCGTGAGCAGCAGCTCGAACGCACGCGGGAACGTCGGCCCGACCTGCTCGCCGACTGA
- a CDS encoding SGNH/GDSL hydrolase family protein: MTPVRSRSARSVAVLLAGLVATLTACAPEPAAPQPELTFGVESPAAAPATTTPPRLRVVTVGDSLMSGAGLAIGEAWPDLMASRAHLALTNLACGGMGFVVEGECGTAYAGFAPAVAALQPDLLIVESSSNDFWQDPDEIRADTTATVDELHQAVPTARIVGLSTIWNDESDIPDDNAVTSDALHDAIDAVGGTYIDIGQPLLGHPEWLQDDDVHPTARGQKAIEQTIVSALQDADVLP; encoded by the coding sequence ATGACCCCCGTTCGTTCCCGCTCGGCTCGCTCCGTGGCCGTGCTCCTCGCGGGTCTGGTCGCGACCTTGACCGCGTGCGCGCCCGAACCGGCCGCGCCGCAGCCCGAACTGACCTTCGGCGTCGAGTCTCCTGCTGCCGCTCCGGCCACCACCACTCCCCCGCGCCTGCGCGTGGTCACGGTGGGCGACTCGCTCATGTCGGGTGCGGGATTGGCCATCGGTGAGGCATGGCCCGATCTCATGGCATCCCGAGCCCACCTCGCGCTGACGAACCTCGCCTGCGGAGGGATGGGATTCGTCGTCGAGGGTGAGTGCGGAACCGCCTATGCGGGCTTCGCGCCCGCCGTCGCTGCCCTGCAGCCGGATCTGCTCATCGTGGAGTCGTCGAGTAACGACTTCTGGCAGGACCCCGACGAGATCCGCGCGGACACGACCGCCACGGTGGACGAGCTCCACCAAGCCGTGCCCACCGCACGCATCGTCGGTTTGAGCACGATCTGGAACGACGAGTCCGACATCCCGGACGACAACGCGGTCACGTCCGACGCGCTCCACGATGCGATCGACGCGGTCGGCGGAACGTACATCGACATCGGCCAGCCCCTGCTCGGACACCCCGAGTGGCTGCAGGACGACGACGTGCACCCGACGGCTCGCGGCCAGAAGGCGATCGAGCAGACGATCGTGTCGGCCCTGCAGGACGCGGACGTCCTGCCCTGA
- a CDS encoding YraN family protein, which yields MAAKDELGRAGENRAVAHLSSSGYLILDRNWRCPQGEIDIVADHHGALVVIEVKTRTSEAFGHPFDAIDARKAARLWRLAMAWMAEHPEEARGRRLRLDAIAVTGPDPSTARLEHLEDAL from the coding sequence ATGGCAGCGAAAGACGAACTCGGACGAGCCGGTGAGAACCGCGCCGTCGCGCACCTCAGCAGTAGCGGCTATCTCATCCTCGATCGCAATTGGCGATGTCCGCAGGGCGAAATCGACATCGTCGCGGATCACCACGGGGCGCTCGTGGTCATCGAGGTCAAGACACGGACGAGTGAGGCGTTCGGTCACCCTTTCGACGCCATCGACGCGCGCAAGGCCGCTCGACTCTGGCGCCTCGCGATGGCGTGGATGGCGGAGCACCCCGAGGAGGCACGCGGTCGTCGATTGCGGCTCGACGCGATCGCGGTGACGGGGCCGGATCCGTCGACCGCGCGGCTCGAGCATCTCGAGGATGCCCTGTGA
- the rimM gene encoding ribosome maturation factor RimM (Essential for efficient processing of 16S rRNA): MAAGEPAGGQPAKTQLRVGRLVKAHGLKGAFKLELYTDDPEGRFVPGNTFTLQVPESSPWHGRPLTVREFRWMNSHPVAFFEGVDDRTAAEELVKAILWIDQDTADAPAEDDAWYDHQLVGLDVVRDGETVGRVVRVDHFPAQDLLIVRPSGEDREVLVPFVSAIVPEVDIAGGRVVVTPPAGLFEDLPSDEGDEHEPTDAEGPESEDAPSEDAASADEPRRED; encoded by the coding sequence ATGGCGGCCGGCGAACCCGCGGGCGGTCAGCCCGCCAAGACTCAGCTCCGCGTGGGGCGGCTCGTCAAGGCCCACGGCCTCAAGGGCGCCTTCAAGCTCGAGCTCTACACCGATGACCCCGAGGGGCGCTTCGTCCCGGGTAACACGTTCACGCTGCAGGTGCCGGAGTCGTCGCCGTGGCACGGTCGTCCGTTGACGGTCCGCGAGTTCCGGTGGATGAACTCGCACCCGGTCGCGTTCTTCGAGGGCGTGGACGACCGCACGGCCGCCGAAGAGCTCGTCAAGGCGATCCTGTGGATCGACCAGGACACCGCCGACGCTCCCGCCGAAGACGACGCGTGGTACGACCACCAGCTCGTCGGGCTCGATGTCGTGCGTGATGGCGAGACCGTCGGACGTGTCGTCCGGGTCGACCACTTCCCCGCGCAGGACCTGCTGATCGTGCGCCCCTCCGGCGAGGACCGCGAGGTTCTCGTCCCGTTCGTGAGCGCCATCGTGCCCGAGGTCGACATCGCGGGGGGGCGCGTGGTCGTCACGCCCCCGGCCGGTCTCTTCGAGGACCTTCCGAGCGACGAGGGCGACGAGCACGAGCCGACCGATGCCGAAGGTCCCGAGTCCGAGGACGCCCCGAGCGAGGACGCCGCGAGCGCCGACGAACCCCGCCGCGAGGACTGA
- the rplS gene encoding 50S ribosomal protein L19 — MQILDSVDAASLRSDIPAFAPGDTVKVHVNITEGSRSRIQVFQGVVIGRSGDGVRETFCVRKVSFQVGVERTFPVHSPVIDHIEVVTRGDVRRAKLYYLRNLRGKKAKIKEKRDR, encoded by the coding sequence ATGCAGATCCTCGACTCCGTCGACGCGGCTTCGCTCCGCTCCGACATCCCCGCCTTCGCCCCCGGCGACACCGTCAAGGTGCACGTCAACATCACCGAAGGCAGCCGCTCGCGTATCCAGGTGTTCCAGGGCGTCGTCATCGGCCGCTCGGGCGACGGCGTGCGCGAGACCTTCTGCGTCCGCAAGGTCAGCTTCCAGGTCGGCGTCGAGCGCACTTTCCCGGTCCACAGCCCCGTGATCGACCACATCGAGGTCGTCACGCGCGGCGACGTGCGCCGCGCCAAGCTGTACTACCTGCGGAACCTCCGCGGCAAGAAGGCCAAGATCAAGGAGAAGCGCGACCGCTGA
- a CDS encoding glutamate--cysteine ligase has translation MTLQFASSTRSSVGLEWELMLADRDTGDLVPRAPEILELVEERTALERFTVTGELLTNTVEVTSGVGDTVAAAVDDIGDAICALREETEPRGIELLCAGSHPFAQWYDQQVTDKTRYHTLIERTQWWGRNMMIWGVHVHVGVDSVDKVLPIVNALTVYLPHLQALSASSPFWAGERTGYVSNRSLVFQQLPTAGLPWQLETWDQFEAYLDDMVRTGVMADATEVRWDIRPAPRWGTVEIRACDGMSTLPELAAVAALAQTLVEHFSRLIDEGKKLPGISPWFARENKWRSARYGLDARVIVDRDGTQRPVVEHLRETLEELADIAVELKCAREFAGLETILATGGSSARQLAVAEAADGDLREVVQHLIREFRAGPTLREHLAALRA, from the coding sequence ATGACGCTGCAGTTCGCTTCCTCGACGCGCTCGTCCGTGGGGCTGGAGTGGGAGCTGATGCTCGCCGACCGCGACACGGGCGATCTCGTTCCCCGAGCCCCCGAGATCCTGGAGCTCGTCGAGGAGCGCACCGCGCTCGAACGCTTCACGGTGACGGGCGAACTGCTCACCAACACCGTCGAGGTGACGAGTGGCGTCGGGGACACGGTCGCCGCCGCCGTCGACGACATCGGCGACGCCATCTGTGCGCTGCGCGAAGAGACAGAGCCGCGTGGCATCGAGCTGCTCTGCGCCGGCAGCCACCCCTTCGCTCAGTGGTACGACCAGCAGGTCACCGACAAGACGAGGTACCACACCCTCATCGAGCGGACCCAGTGGTGGGGCCGCAACATGATGATCTGGGGCGTGCACGTCCACGTCGGCGTCGACAGCGTGGACAAGGTGCTACCGATCGTGAACGCCCTGACCGTCTATCTGCCTCACCTGCAGGCGCTCTCGGCATCCAGTCCCTTCTGGGCCGGTGAGCGGACCGGATACGTCTCCAACCGCTCCCTCGTCTTCCAGCAACTGCCGACGGCGGGGCTCCCCTGGCAGCTGGAGACGTGGGACCAGTTCGAGGCCTATCTCGACGACATGGTCCGCACGGGCGTGATGGCGGATGCCACCGAGGTGCGGTGGGACATCCGTCCGGCCCCGCGCTGGGGCACCGTTGAGATCCGCGCGTGCGACGGCATGTCCACTCTTCCCGAGCTGGCCGCGGTGGCCGCTCTCGCCCAGACCCTCGTGGAACACTTCTCCCGACTCATCGACGAGGGCAAGAAGCTCCCCGGGATCTCCCCGTGGTTCGCCCGCGAGAACAAGTGGCGTTCCGCGCGATACGGGCTCGACGCGCGGGTCATCGTCGACCGGGACGGCACGCAACGACCGGTGGTGGAGCACTTGCGGGAGACGTTGGAGGAGCTCGCCGACATCGCCGTCGAGCTGAAGTGCGCGCGGGAATTCGCGGGCCTCGAGACGATCCTCGCGACCGGCGGCAGTTCCGCGCGGCAGCTCGCCGTGGCCGAAGCCGCCGACGGCGATCTGCGCGAGGTCGTGCAGCATCTCATCCGGGAGTTCCGCGCGGGCCCGACGCTGCGAGAGCATCTGGCGGCGCTCCGCGCGTGA
- a CDS encoding ribonuclease HII has translation MIEPTLTLERRLLKEHALIIACDEVGRGALAGPVAVGAAVIDPARSRKRVPAGLRDSKLVPEARRPEVAARAAAFVQHSAVGWASSDEIDEIGIIRALGLAAVRAIADLRAHGVVPEDALVILDGNHDYITPAGERGLRVQPIVKADRDCASAAAASVIAKVARDTVMTYLHDDLPAYGWARNKGYASLDHREAISAHGMSVHHRHSWAIAAAPTLF, from the coding sequence GTGATCGAACCCACGCTGACGCTCGAACGGCGCCTGCTCAAAGAGCACGCGCTGATCATCGCGTGCGACGAGGTCGGACGCGGAGCGCTCGCGGGGCCGGTGGCTGTGGGCGCCGCCGTGATCGATCCCGCGCGATCGCGCAAGCGCGTTCCGGCCGGGCTGCGCGATTCGAAGCTCGTCCCGGAGGCGCGCCGGCCCGAGGTGGCAGCCCGCGCGGCGGCCTTCGTCCAGCACAGTGCCGTCGGGTGGGCGAGCTCTGACGAGATCGATGAGATCGGCATCATCCGCGCCCTCGGGCTCGCCGCCGTCCGGGCGATAGCGGACCTTCGCGCGCACGGTGTCGTCCCCGAAGACGCGCTGGTGATCCTCGACGGCAACCACGACTACATCACCCCGGCGGGGGAGCGCGGCCTGCGCGTTCAGCCCATCGTCAAGGCCGACCGTGACTGCGCGAGCGCCGCGGCGGCATCCGTCATCGCCAAGGTCGCCCGTGACACCGTCATGACCTATCTGCACGACGACCTGCCCGCGTACGGCTGGGCGCGCAACAAGGGCTACGCGAGCCTCGATCACCGCGAGGCGATCTCGGCGCACGGCATGAGCGTGCACCACCGGCACTCCTGGGCGATCGCCGCAGCCCCCACGCTGTTCTGA